In Paroedura picta isolate Pp20150507F chromosome 6, Ppicta_v3.0, whole genome shotgun sequence, one genomic interval encodes:
- the RPL31 gene encoding large ribosomal subunit protein eL31, with amino-acid sequence MAPAKKGGEKKKGRSAINEVVTREYTINIHKRIHGVGFKKRAPRALKEIRKFAMKEMGTPDVRIDTRLNKAVWAKGIRNVPYRIRVRLSRKRNEDEDSPNKLYTLVTYVPVTTFKSLQTVNVDEN; translated from the exons ATGGCCCCTGCAAAGAAAGGTGGTGAAAAGAAGAAAGGGCGATCTGCCATCAACGAGGTGGTCACTCGGGAATATACTATCAACATTCATAAGAGGATCCATGGCGT GGGCTTCAAGAAGCGGGCTCCGCGGGCCCTCAAAGAAATCCGTAAATTTGCAATGAAGGAAATGGGGACCCCTGATGTGCGCATTGATACCCGCTTGAACAAGGCAGTCTGGGCGAAAGGAATAAG GAATGTTCCTTACCGCATCCGTGTGCGCTTATCCAGAAAACGCAACGAAGATGAAGACTCACCCAATAAATTGTACACTCTGGTAACATATGTACCAGTTACTACTTTCAAAA gtctaCAGACTGTCAACGTGGATGAAAACTAA